The following proteins are co-located in the Pyxidicoccus trucidator genome:
- a CDS encoding GNAT family N-acetyltransferase, with amino-acid sequence MNSFAVSTQVRPAFPYDEEGAARLLRTVFPADPHTYERNIRESNCLNVVAETSGGPLIGFASLLIEASPQRGTAEWRKYPLYIGVMAVDALWRSKGIGTELLQLLAAAARQKAPHHQAMHLHVDCDSPAVRFYERFGFSKVSEFKGSYLMRLVFGPR; translated from the coding sequence ATGAACTCCTTCGCCGTATCCACGCAGGTCAGACCAGCGTTCCCTTATGATGAGGAGGGCGCTGCCCGCCTGCTCAGAACCGTATTCCCAGCTGACCCGCACACATACGAGCGCAACATCCGGGAATCCAACTGCCTGAATGTGGTGGCAGAGACCTCTGGCGGTCCTCTCATTGGCTTCGCCTCTCTCCTGATTGAGGCATCGCCTCAACGGGGAACCGCGGAATGGCGAAAGTATCCGCTGTACATTGGTGTCATGGCTGTTGATGCATTGTGGAGGAGCAAGGGAATTGGCACCGAGCTTCTCCAGTTGCTTGCCGCTGCAGCTCGGCAAAAAGCACCCCACCACCAAGCGATGCATCTTCATGTCGACTGCGACAGTCCGGCTGTTCGCTTCTACGAGCGCTTTGGATTCTCGAAGGTTTCAGAATTCAAGGGCAGTTATTTGATGCGGTTGGTCTTTGGACCCCGGTAA
- the lepB gene encoding signal peptidase I: protein MLAGALLVWALVLRCFVVQPQLIVSDSMAPTLAVGDRLVVDKLSYRRHLPRAGDIVVFEPPPALARSGSLREYIAIKRVIALPGQEVQVRDGQVLVDGTPLREPYVAAPPAYAWGPASIPEGMLFVLGDNRNVSSDSHIWGLLPTQHVKGRAWLRFWPLARAGSVR, encoded by the coding sequence GTGCTCGCAGGAGCATTGCTGGTATGGGCGCTGGTGCTGCGATGCTTTGTCGTCCAGCCGCAGCTCATCGTGTCCGACTCGATGGCACCGACGCTGGCCGTGGGAGATCGGCTCGTGGTGGACAAGCTGTCCTACCGGCGCCACCTACCCAGGGCCGGGGACATCGTCGTGTTCGAGCCGCCTCCGGCGCTCGCGCGCTCGGGCTCCCTCCGGGAGTACATCGCCATCAAGCGAGTCATTGCCCTGCCCGGTCAGGAGGTGCAGGTGCGGGACGGGCAGGTGCTCGTGGATGGGACGCCGCTGCGAGAGCCCTACGTCGCGGCACCTCCGGCCTATGCCTGGGGACCCGCGAGCATTCCCGAGGGCATGCTCTTCGTCCTGGGCGACAACAGGAATGTCAGCAGTGACTCCCACATCTGGGGCCTCCTGCCAACGCAACACGTCAAAGGACGGGCCTGGCTGCGGTTCTGGCCTCTGGCTCGCGCCGGCTCCGTCCGTTGA